The Telopea speciosissima isolate NSW1024214 ecotype Mountain lineage chromosome 11, Tspe_v1, whole genome shotgun sequence genome includes the window cgaaaatgTCTACCCGGGTGATGTTTCAGTACGCTTCCATTGGCTACGCACATGGACCACGttcccccatagagaacactaTGACAATCTTTTTCTCATTATCAATATAATCTGACAAAAAATGATagtttcatatatttttttgggtgcacGTTCTCTGTTTGGGAGCGCAtttgggcacaggctgcgccctGACACATGGGGCGGAACAAGAGTGGGGTTTAGGTCATTCAGGGGGTAGGCCAGTCATTTTGCCCtccccccatgtgtttgggtgcatcCTGTGCCCCCAGTGCAAGGGAGATTAGTTATTTTtaatattcaatagaaaaaggAGGCTGTGTGTTTTTACAGGTAAAAGGAACTCTCTTCGGGAACATGCCTATGTGACCACTCTCACTCTCATGTTTATCTCTCTAATCCACATGTAAAAAGACATCTCTATCCCTTGATGTCAAGCTAAAAGGAGATTTTACTTTACCAAATATTCCTCAAGTCACGgtgaatgagaatccattcaCCGTGGGGCTTCAATGTATGCGGGAAAGTATTAAAATAGTATTTTAGGAAACATATTAAAATCCTATAGGGGTTTataaaccctaggatggtgtggtgaaccttcattgtattggtgaagaaaaactttctcctttttttcggGTTCATCAAAATGTAAGAGTTGTGCGCGGCAGCAGTATTGGGTATGTTGCATTTGGTATCGAAGCTCTAGGCAACATGCTAACCAGCTTTGGGTTCTATGAGTTCTTCTAGTTTGGTCAACTTCGGCAACGGATGCATTGTGGTGCACCTAGTGTGTGCATTTTAGGTGCTTCACTATCCAAATAATATGCAGCTAATATTATTGGGAATAATCGCACATTGGCTAACTTTAGGATCTTAGATGTCTTTATATACTAGTTGGATCCTTCAGCTAATAGTTCGAGCTGTTACATTATAATCTAACATGATATTATGCTACTTGTATGTTCATGTAGTAagtttggaaccctaggtgtctttatatttatatacTAGTTGAGCTCATAAGATATTTACATCAACCCCATCagtaagaaattttttttagaccAAGCAACCGATATGATTAAACTAAAACATGCCACTATCCGGTTCTTAGTTAAAATCTCGTAAAAGAAGATCAAGAGATTCACATACCAGGTGGGTGGGTCTCTATCTAATGAACTTTGTCTGCTTGTTTGTCTtcatttttttgcccttttagtatgaCATAattttccccaatgaagataaTAATGTTTTTTAACATGCATATTTGAAAAATGTgggatcccaaaaaaaataaattattctcATCCTTCCACCCAATCTATGAGATTCTTAGTCTAGGATAACGGGGAAAGGAGAAATAAGTGACAAGTCTATTTTAACCTACCATAGTTTTCAACTACAcagcttttttattttggaaaaggGTTGAGCACGCCACCAAGGTGtccaacatgtgtcatcctctctcctccctttttgAAAAGGATCCCCTTATCCTCCAATGTCCAACCCCCTTATTGATGTATGCCGCTAACTTATCGAAAGTTGGCAGCATTccaaaccctctcccttatttttaattaaaagagaaagaggaggttGGGGGAGGAAATGATCGGCCTAAGAAATTCCCACAAAAATGCCTTCTTTTTCCCTCCATGTTTGCAAATATGGACAGGCTTATGGGCCGGCCCATTTGGATCTCTTCAAAAGTTAATTGATGGAGCAATTGGGTTCCTCCCATCGAACATCTGATATGCATTTTTATTGTCAAATTCAAAACCCAGCTAGACTTTTGTGtttgattgagagagagagagagagagagagagagagagagaggaaatgaaataaaatgaaattcttGGCTCTCTCCCATTTTAAATGTTGATTGGCACCATGAATGCCTTGATAGTACTACATAGATCTGTACAAAGGACCAAAATTGGAGGGCACCATTTGACTAATGGTGTGTTACAATGTCCGATTTGGGTCACTAATCCTCTACATATCGGCGTAAAGCGGCTTCGACAAATCAAATCTGTGCAAAACCTTGCCGGAAACATCATAAAATGCAAAATTAGCTTCAGTTTGAGTCAACTTCACAGACATGAAACCTTGCCCATCGTAGAAGAATTTCACTCCCTCTCTGTTCAATCCTTTAACATCACCTCTCCATGCCTTAGAACCTGCCCCGCTCGTCAAGAACTGAATTGGACTGCAATTAGAGTCACAAAATTAATTCCATTAGTATTCTTTACTTGATAGAATTCCACTAATCTTCTCATATAGAGTTTGATCAATTAGATCATTAAGGGTTTTTATGTTTACCTATCATTATCACTAATGTGCTCCAAGCAATGATCGTGCCCGTTTATGTAAAGATCGACATTATTCGCCTAAATGATCATAACAACAATATTAGTAATGtaaatttcattcatgattAAGTGTTAATTAATTTATAATTACCTTAAGGATTGGGAGAAGTTGCTTAACAAGCTCCTCTGTGTCACCATGATGTCCGACGCTTCGGATAGCATGATGACCGACAACAATCTTCCACTTTGCCGACGACTCGCTCAATGCCAAATCCAAATCCTATTTATTACAAAAACTTAAGTTATTAGGTGGAGATAATCTAATAGTATATGAGGATATATATGACTATAcctctataactcccaacatgTCAACATAAATAATGCAATTCTTGTATGATACAATGTGATACCTTAAGAACATTTGCAATGTACTTCTCTCTTTTTGGAAGAACTCCTCTCCAATCATATTTATGGTCTTTCGGATCGTTGAAGTACATATCGACGAATGGATTTGTATCGACGAAGAATAATTCTGCAACTTCTGtagaaaagaagatgaaatcaaAAAGTTCATTAGTTAaattcaattttgaaaaattggaatagGAAAGCATGGGTGGAGAGTGTTGCTTTACCTGTATTAACAAGGAAGGACTTCAAGCAAATCCATCTGCTATCGATCTTCCTAAACACATGGCTCAATTGTGCTTCAACATTTCCTCTATAGTCATGGTTACCCAAAACTGCAATTTGAACAAGCAAAAAACTTCAATCTTGTGCCACTCTTTCACCAAGACTAGAAGTGTCAAAAGTTGGTCCTAAATGACCGAAACCAGCCCGAACCAAAACCAATATAaacttattggatcatgtttagGACACTCAAATTGGACAACATGGAAATAAGACATCAAACCTAACTTTGAAAAATGGGACCAAAATCAGTATAACCCGATAAGAAACCAGTACCagttcaaaattcacaaaacaaaaaaacactttttttttttttcacacgTGTTAATATGGTtatttattggatcatgttttggactCACTCATTCTACCGAAACTGGCTCAAATCGATCGATTGATACCCCTAACTGAGACCAGGATTGATCCACATGGTTGAACCGCCAAGAAACCGGGTTATTCGACACTTGATTAGATTGATCAATTTAGAAACCCGGTTTGACCATCTAATGGATTATCTTCTAAAATACTTACCACTGTACCATGGCCTCTGTAGGCTCTTAGCAGTGTAGATTTTGGTGAATGACTCCTCAAATGCCACATCATCGACTCCGGTCAGCCCATTGTCATAGAAGTTATCGCCGGTCGAGACTACAAAGTTTACATCTAGCTTCTCTCCTATCCTTCCCATCTACACCAACAAAGAATGTGAGAAATTGAAACTAAAACAGAGACAAACAGAGAGagacaaaaaacagagaaagagagagagagaggacctGAAGAGCAACTTGAGATTGGTTGTAAGCTCCTCTTCTACCCCAATCTCCGATGACTAAGAAGCTGAGAGAGCCATCACCATTGGTGGTTTGATGGAATTTTGGAAGCTCTGCAACAATGGAGACCAAACAGAGATTCAAAGTAGTCATGAAGACGAGGCATAACAGAGCCATGGTTTTATTGCACAGACTTGCACCCATGGCTCTGTCTTTATGAGGAGTAAAGGAAAGGAACCCAACACAAGAACAAGGATTCAAagcaaaataagaagaagaaagcagagaaagagaaaaatagaaagagagagagagagagagagcctttGTTCACCAATGTAAAAAAGATTTGCTGTTCATGatttatatagttttttttttaattttttgggattgTGTGTTTTACCACAATCTCTCCCATGTTTAACGCCTATTACTTTTCCACCGGGATAAGCGGTGAACGGCGTAAATGGGCGGTTCTCTTGTTCAGAATGACACGTGGAGAATATTTATTGGAGACAGCTCTCTCTGTTCATCAATaatgttttgggttttggtggtTTCTCCATAAATACGGATATTCCGTGGAATATTTAGTGGAATTTGGGTTCCTTACCTCCGAATATTCTGTTCCATCCTGACATGCATCGATAGTTTCAATCATTCCACTCATATTTTCTGGATTTATCAgctattttttggaaaaaaaaaaataacaaaatggacGTAAATGgcaaataaaaaggaaaaagaaaacgcCGTTGCCGGGGATCGAACCCGGGTCACCCGCGTGACAGGCGGGAATACTTACCACTATACTACAACGACTTGatgagtttatttatttactttttaaagaattataATACTAAACTGTCTCCAAGCTAAATTTAGTTTAACTCAACTGATTCAATACTGATCCACTGGTATGATCTAAATGTAAAAAAGTAGtaacattttttattattaaaaagtAGGGGCAATATAGTCTGATTCAAAGCAATTTAGATCGGTATCGATCGAGACTGATCCCATTCCAATTTCTATTACCTATACCATGTCCTAGACTGGTGCCAATGGGGATCCAATTAGATACTAATAAAGAGATTTGAACCATTTAATACCAAACTTTAAAGTCATACTTATGGAGCTTCAAACTTTTGCAAATTAATGTTGTGTAGCAAACACTATTGTTagataatattttcttttttctcttggactaaagaattcaagaattatattaagaagaaaaagaggatgtCCAAATTAATGTCTAGGGCCCTAGTCATACCCAGACAGATacaagaaacataaaagtgaaTGGGTAATCCCACCTTCGCCAATGCCATGAGAAGAAAACCCACAACACCAACTAAAAATTTTACAAATAGTCATTGCCCCCACTCCCCCTCTCGATAATTTAGATATTTTGTCATCGAAATTTTGATGGTTCCAGTGGAAAGCCCTCCAACCGAACTGCTAAAAACTTTTGAGACAGGGCAATAAAAGACTGGCGCAAGAAACAATGACTCTAGCTTCCTTCATCGCATGGCAGATCTGGGTGGCACGCAATGATGTTATTTTCAAGAGAAGGAAGTGGTCTCCGAAAGAAGTCATAGATGCAGCCCACAAAGCCCACGCTGAATTCACCCCAGCTGGTACCAAAACCACAGGTACCTTCCACCACTGAGGTCCAGAAGGAAAGCGCAATGAACTGGCAACCCCCTCCCCAAGGATGGTTTAAGCTTAATAGCGACGCTTCGCTCAAGCCGGGAGACTACAATGGCGGACTGGGATTCATAATTTGAAACCAGCATGGGAAGTGTGTGCTTGCTGTGTCCTCCCCAATGAATTTCAAGAACATTCTTCTCGGAGAAGCGCTGGCCTTGCCCAGAGCCGTTCTACTAGCCCTGGGAGAGTGCTGCGACAGCCATTGTCCAAGCCTTACTTATACAAGACCCTGCAAAGGATAGCCCTGTTGAAGTCCAGCCTGTTATCCAAGACATCCGACACCTGGTTACACCTTTTGAAAGATGTGTGGTGACCCATATTCCTAGGGAGACTAACAGCGTGGCTGACTCCTTAGCCCGGAGGGCACTGTCTTATTCGTGTGAGACGGTCTGGCCcaattccactccttggatccTTGATCTATATTATCATGAATCCTCGGCTGTAACACGATCTTTTTCTCAATGAAGTtgtttttaaccaaaaaaaataatcttttgAGACAATGAAGCTGGCTttaatttcattattttgatGAAACTTTTCCTTGTTTTGGTTGCTAAAAGGTTGCAAGTTGTTCATAtctattaaataaatatttcatGGGTTGGTATAATGATTCATCATTTAATATAGGTTTCTTTTCCTTGGAAAATGGTCATCTATCAATAGTAACTAAATCACAGCTGAAAATacaatccagatcctctactgccgagttgcTTGGCTAGACCGTGCAGTCCGCATACAGTGAAACGTGCAGTGACCGCCTTGCCCTTGCTAGCTGAAAATACAATCAGATCCTCATCGCCGAGTTGCTTGGCTAGACTGCGGCAGTCCGCACACGCTGATGAAACGTGCGCTGTGACCACCTTGCCCTTGCTCAAACGCCTTGTCCAAGTGAgataaggcagtcattgcgtGCCTCACTATGTCTAGGCTGCACGATCTTACTGGGCAGCTGGGCAGTAGAGGATCAATAATTATAAGCCTAATTCAAGAAAccaatttgagagagagagaagaagaagaagaagatgaagaaacaaaagcactaATGTTCCATTCATGAGACATGCTTTATAAGAGAAGTGTCAAATCTGAGCTGTTTGTAAGAATATGACATAATGCCGCCATGTTAAGAACAAGGATAGAATTTGGGTGAAACCCTTTTGAGTGTTGAGGACAAAATCTATCAATCGATCGGAGAACATTTACATATCTCAATGAGGAAAGAATTTGGAAAAACAAAACGCCGTTGCCGGGGATCGAACCCGGGTCACCCGCGTGACAGGCGGGAATACTTACCACTATACTACAACGACTGGATGAATTTAttggtttattttttaaataattataacATTAAACTGTCTCCAAGCTAAATATAATTTAACTTAattaggggaaagttttcatacagccgtgtaagccgtgtatgacATCGAGTTTCACTTAATTATAGTGTGGATGTTAGTTAATGCAAAATAGTTACTTTATAGACAAGTGTTTAAATATCAACAAAGGCATATGGATCGTCCTTGACCGTGGTTTGTAATTTCATGATCGCGATCGTcagatctggatcctctacttccatctgCCCCCTACACACAAGCAAGGTAGAAAATattgccttacccccgctcgggcaaggcgctccgataggggtaaggcggtatttTTTGTcgtgcttgtgtgtggggcgcacaCGACAATGGTGGCAAGCGGAAGTTGAGGATCTCGTTGTGATCAAATAGGTATCTGTCGAGGTTGATCCCAAATATTGACCGATTTGATACTAACCCATTGGTACAATGCAAGAgtaaaaatgtaataaaaaatgattttttttatattaaaaagtAGGGGAAATTTCGTTTGATTCAAAGCGATCCAGATCGATATCGGTCGAGACTGATTCTGATCCAATTTCCAATACCTAAACCATGTCCTAGACCGGTGCCAATGCGGATCCAATTAGATATTGATAAAGAGATTCGAACCATTTAGTACTGAACTTTAGTCATGCTTTATGGAGCATGAAACTGATGCAAATTAATGTTGCAAACCAAACACTAACATGTTTCATTCATGCAAAGGGATCAATTGAAGAGGTATAAGGAGTCGGCACAGCATGATTCCAAGGGCTACCAGCAGGCCAAGATTACAGCTCTGTCAGCCTTGCTTGATCAGAGGTCTGTGGTGGAGGTGaagggatttgggtcctctatAGGGCGACAGAGTTTGTAGCGCATCATTCGATGACACACAGTCCAACACATAGGTGGGGAATTGGACTGCGTGCCCAAGCACTGCAGGCCTTTGAATGTTCATTACACTCCCTATTGTGCTACAGAGGAACCCAACGCGAAGGTGAAGACCAGAGAGTTAGGGGGACTTGGCAACAATGATGACGCAGAGGGGGCCGTTGATGAGGACAAGGGCAATGACCGTGATGATGACAAGGATGACAAGGAAGCCACTGATGGGGGCAATGATTCGTAGATCTAGAattttccccttccccttctcttgtTGTAGCTATTTTCATTGTAAAAAGAACTCATCTTTTTTgaataaaatgaaaatctaGCTCTTTTCCCTCCTTCGTGCATGATTTTGATG containing:
- the LOC122646146 gene encoding purple acid phosphatase 8-like, with translation MGASLCNKTMALLCLVFMTTLNLCLVSIVAELPKFHQTTNGDGSLSFLVIGDWGRRGAYNQSQVALQMGRIGEKLDVNFVVSTGDNFYDNGLTGVDDVAFEESFTKIYTAKSLQRPWYSVLGNHDYRGNVEAQLSHVFRKIDSRWICLKSFLVNTEVAELFFVDTNPFVDMYFNDPKDHKYDWRGVLPKREKYIANVLKDLDLALSESSAKWKIVVGHHAIRSVGHHGDTEELVKQLLPILKANNVDLYINGHDHCLEHISDNDSPIQFLTSGAGSKAWRGDVKGLNREGVKFFYDGQGFMSVKLTQTEANFAFYDVSGKVLHRFDLSKPLYADM